In the genome of Limnobaculum zhutongyuii, one region contains:
- the ytfR gene encoding galactofuranose ABC transporter, ATP-binding protein YtfR — protein MTEQQHSDDTLLDIKGISKSFPGVRALHDVSLTLRRGEIMALLGENGAGKSTLIKALTGVYPKDSGTIFLEGKEINPTSTAHAQSIGIGTVYQEVNLLPNMSVADNLFIGREPKKFGLVNRKEIIRQSQKIMASYGFELDVTQPLGYYSVAMQQIVAIARAVDLSAKVLILDEPTASLDTSEVELLFSIMRDLRNRGVSLIFITHFLEQVYAITDRITVLRNGELVGTRVTAELPQIELVKMMLGRELEDNALRRAGRTLRSDKPTVSFEHYGKKGTILPFDLQVRPGEVVALAGLLGSGRTETAEVIFGIKPADSGKAWVKGREVKIKSARQASSLGFGFCPEDRKTEGIIAAASVRENIILALQTQRGWLHPISRKEQDDIAARFIRQLGIKTPSAEQPIQFLSGGNQQKVLLSRWLVTKPQFLILDEPTRGIDVGAHAEIIRLIETLCADGLALLVISSELEELIGYADRVIILRDGKQIAEIPAEQLSVPAIMNAIAA, from the coding sequence TAAATCCACTCTGATTAAAGCGTTAACTGGTGTTTACCCAAAAGATAGTGGAACTATCTTTCTGGAAGGAAAAGAGATTAATCCAACCAGTACAGCTCATGCCCAATCTATTGGTATTGGTACGGTATATCAGGAAGTTAACCTGCTGCCTAATATGTCAGTAGCGGATAATCTGTTTATTGGTCGCGAGCCTAAAAAATTTGGGCTGGTAAACCGAAAAGAGATTATTCGCCAGTCTCAGAAAATTATGGCCAGCTATGGCTTTGAGCTGGATGTTACCCAGCCACTGGGCTATTACTCGGTCGCCATGCAGCAAATTGTCGCCATTGCCCGAGCGGTTGACCTTTCCGCTAAAGTGTTAATTCTTGATGAACCCACCGCCAGCCTGGATACCAGCGAAGTAGAACTACTGTTCAGCATTATGCGTGATTTACGTAACCGGGGTGTAAGCCTGATTTTCATTACCCACTTTCTTGAACAGGTGTACGCCATTACCGACCGAATTACCGTATTACGTAACGGAGAATTAGTAGGAACCCGGGTTACCGCCGAGCTGCCACAAATCGAACTGGTAAAAATGATGCTTGGCAGAGAGTTAGAAGATAATGCCCTGCGCCGTGCCGGTCGCACATTAAGAAGCGACAAGCCAACGGTTTCTTTTGAGCACTATGGTAAAAAAGGCACCATACTTCCTTTTGATTTACAGGTTCGCCCTGGTGAGGTGGTTGCTCTGGCTGGGCTCTTGGGCTCTGGTAGAACTGAAACCGCTGAAGTTATCTTTGGTATTAAACCCGCAGACAGTGGCAAAGCCTGGGTGAAAGGTCGGGAAGTAAAAATAAAATCGGCCCGTCAGGCATCATCATTAGGTTTTGGTTTCTGCCCGGAAGATCGTAAAACGGAAGGTATCATTGCTGCTGCATCGGTCAGAGAAAATATCATTCTGGCTCTGCAAACCCAACGCGGCTGGCTACATCCTATTTCGCGTAAAGAGCAAGATGATATTGCAGCACGTTTTATTCGTCAGTTAGGCATCAAAACCCCAAGTGCTGAACAACCGATTCAATTTCTTTCCGGAGGCAATCAGCAGAAAGTCCTGCTGTCACGCTGGCTGGTAACCAAACCACAATTTCTGATCCTTGATGAACCTACTCGTGGTATCGATGTTGGAGCTCACGCCGAAATTATTCGTCTGATTGAAACCCTGTGTGCCGATGGCCTGGCCTTGTTGGTGATCTCTTCTGAGCTTGAAGAACTTATAGGCTACGCTGACCGGGTGATTATTTTACGGGATGGAAAGCAAATTGCAGAAATTCCAGCGGAACAGCTATCCGTTCCCGCCATCATGAACGCGATCGCGGCTTAA
- the ytfT gene encoding galactofuranose ABC transporter, ATP-binding protein YtfT, which yields MTSHSAPPVPPASRKGFNLPKGIAQVAALIVILIVNALVANNFFDIHIQDGRLFGSIIDILNRCAPVAILALGMTLVIATGGIDLSVGAVMAIAGATAASMTTAGFPLYIVLLAALGAGALCGVWNGFLVAIFKIQPIVATLMLMVAGRGIAQLITEGQIVTFNDPALAWIGSGTFLFLPTPVSIVVAVFVLLWLLTRKTALGLFIESAGINIRAAKNAGVNTSMVVMSTYILSGICAAIAGVIVAADIRGADANNAGLWLEMDAILAVVIGGASLMGGRFSLALSLIGALIIQGMNTGILLSGYQPQWNLVVKALVVLLVLVLQSPAFIRLFKRRTGHV from the coding sequence ATGACATCACACTCAGCACCTCCGGTTCCGCCAGCAAGCAGAAAAGGGTTCAACCTGCCCAAAGGTATTGCTCAGGTCGCCGCACTGATCGTTATTTTAATCGTCAATGCGCTGGTGGCTAATAACTTTTTCGATATTCATATTCAGGATGGGCGCCTGTTTGGCAGTATTATCGATATTTTAAATCGCTGCGCCCCTGTGGCTATTCTTGCTCTGGGTATGACACTGGTGATTGCCACCGGAGGTATCGACCTTTCCGTAGGTGCTGTTATGGCCATCGCCGGAGCAACCGCCGCCAGTATGACAACCGCCGGCTTTCCATTATATATCGTATTGCTTGCAGCCCTGGGTGCTGGCGCGTTATGTGGCGTATGGAATGGATTTTTGGTGGCTATCTTCAAAATACAGCCAATCGTTGCCACCTTAATGCTAATGGTTGCCGGTCGTGGCATCGCTCAGCTAATTACCGAGGGACAAATTGTTACCTTTAACGATCCGGCTCTGGCCTGGATTGGTAGTGGTACTTTCCTGTTCTTACCGACGCCGGTTTCCATTGTCGTTGCCGTCTTTGTACTGCTTTGGCTACTTACCCGTAAAACCGCACTGGGGTTATTTATTGAGTCAGCAGGCATCAATATTCGGGCGGCCAAAAATGCCGGGGTTAATACCAGCATGGTGGTGATGTCGACTTATATTCTCAGCGGTATTTGTGCGGCGATCGCCGGTGTGATTGTTGCTGCAGATATCAGGGGAGCCGACGCCAACAACGCCGGTTTATGGCTGGAGATGGATGCTATTCTTGCGGTCGTCATCGGCGGTGCATCGCTAATGGGAGGACGCTTTAGTCTGGCGCTTTCTCTCATCGGAGCCTTAATTATTCAGGGCATGAATACCGGTATTTTACTCTCCGGCTATCAGCCTCAATGGAATCTGGTGGTTAAAGCATTAGTTGTATTGCTGGTTCTGGTCTTGCAGTCCCCGGCATTTATCCGTCTGTTTAAAAGGAGAACCGGCCATGTTTAA
- the yjfF gene encoding galactofuranose ABC transporter, permease protein YjfF, whose translation MFKRHLPLMITIAVFVMGYMFCFARFPGFASTRVICNILTDNAFLCIVAVGMTFVILSGGIDLSVGSVIAFTGVFLAKAIGEWGFDPFTAFVVIMVMGCSFGALMGWLIDALKIPAFIITLAGMFFLRGVSFLVSEQSIPIDHPLYSTLSAVAWKIPGGGRFSLLAVIMLLVVIFGMVLAHKTRFGNNVYAIGGNATSAELMGISTRKTTIGIYMLSTGLATLAGIVFSFYTSAGYALAGIGVELDAIAAVVIGGTLLSGGVGTVFGTLFGVLIQGLIQTYINFDGTLSSWWTKIVIGILLFGFIGLQRLLTVFWANRQISTARRIGSNPHDINAVSSA comes from the coding sequence ATGTTTAAACGCCACCTTCCCCTGATGATTACCATTGCCGTTTTTGTCATGGGCTATATGTTCTGTTTTGCCCGTTTTCCCGGTTTTGCATCCACCCGGGTTATTTGCAATATTCTGACGGATAATGCCTTTCTGTGCATTGTTGCGGTTGGTATGACATTTGTCATTCTGTCTGGAGGTATCGACCTTTCAGTGGGTTCGGTAATTGCTTTTACCGGGGTATTTTTAGCTAAAGCCATTGGTGAATGGGGCTTTGACCCATTCACCGCCTTTGTAGTTATTATGGTGATGGGCTGCTCATTTGGTGCCCTGATGGGGTGGTTAATCGATGCCTTAAAAATTCCTGCCTTTATTATTACTCTGGCTGGCATGTTCTTCCTGCGGGGCGTGAGCTTTTTAGTTTCAGAACAATCGATTCCTATCGATCATCCGTTATACAGCACATTATCCGCCGTAGCATGGAAAATCCCGGGCGGAGGACGTTTTAGCCTGTTAGCTGTCATTATGTTACTGGTCGTCATTTTCGGTATGGTTCTCGCCCATAAAACGCGCTTTGGCAACAACGTTTATGCCATCGGAGGTAACGCTACCTCTGCTGAACTGATGGGGATCTCAACCCGTAAAACCACTATTGGTATCTATATGCTCTCTACCGGGCTGGCAACTCTGGCTGGTATTGTCTTCTCTTTCTATACCTCTGCGGGCTATGCACTAGCCGGAATCGGTGTTGAATTAGATGCCATTGCCGCCGTGGTTATCGGAGGAACTTTGCTAAGCGGTGGAGTTGGCACGGTATTTGGTACCCTGTTTGGCGTATTAATTCAGGGATTAATCCAGACCTACATTAATTTCGACGGAACACTCAGCTCCTGGTGGACCAAGATTGTTATCGGCATTCTGCTATTCGGTTTTATCGGATTACAAAGATTACTGACAGTATTCTGGGCGAATCGCCAGATCTCTACCGCCAGGCGAATTGGTAGTAATCCCCATGACATTAACGCAGTGAGTTCGGCTTAA
- a CDS encoding GMP reductase, translated as MRIEEDLKLGFKDVLIRPKRSTLKSRSEVELERTYTFKHSGHQWSGIPIIAANMDTVGTFTMAEALASFDLLTAVHKHYTVEQWREFVARVPESVLRHVMVSTGTSEADFTKLGQIMALSPALKFICIDVANGYSEHFVAFLRKAREANMDKVICAGNVVTGEMVEELILSGADIVKVGIGPGSVCTTRVKTGVGYPQLSAVIECADAAHGLGGQIVSDGGCTTPGDVAKAFGGGADFVMLGGMLAAHEECEGKIIEENGNQYMQFYGMSSESAMNRHVGGVAEYRAAEGKTVKLAYRGSVENTARDILGGLRSACTYVGAERLKELTKRTTFIRVAEQENRVFGQG; from the coding sequence ATGCGCATTGAAGAAGATTTGAAGCTGGGCTTCAAAGATGTCTTAATCCGTCCTAAGCGTTCCACGCTGAAAAGTCGTTCAGAAGTAGAACTTGAACGCACCTACACCTTTAAACATTCAGGCCATCAGTGGTCCGGTATTCCAATTATTGCTGCGAATATGGACACGGTGGGTACCTTTACTATGGCAGAAGCATTAGCCTCTTTCGATTTGCTAACTGCTGTGCATAAGCACTATACCGTTGAGCAATGGCGTGAGTTTGTTGCCCGCGTGCCTGAGTCTGTTCTGCGTCACGTCATGGTATCAACCGGAACATCAGAAGCGGACTTCACCAAACTGGGCCAAATTATGGCTCTTTCACCGGCATTGAAATTTATCTGTATCGATGTGGCAAATGGCTACTCTGAACATTTTGTTGCCTTCCTGCGTAAAGCACGTGAAGCCAATATGGATAAAGTGATTTGTGCCGGTAACGTGGTTACGGGTGAGATGGTAGAAGAGCTGATTCTTTCTGGTGCGGATATCGTTAAAGTAGGTATTGGCCCTGGCTCTGTTTGTACTACGCGAGTGAAGACTGGTGTTGGTTATCCTCAACTGTCTGCTGTAATCGAATGTGCGGATGCTGCGCATGGTCTTGGTGGTCAAATCGTCAGTGATGGCGGTTGTACCACTCCGGGTGATGTCGCCAAAGCTTTTGGTGGTGGTGCAGACTTTGTTATGTTGGGTGGAATGCTGGCAGCTCATGAAGAGTGCGAAGGCAAAATTATCGAAGAGAACGGCAATCAATATATGCAGTTCTACGGTATGAGTTCTGAATCAGCGATGAACCGTCACGTTGGTGGTGTTGCTGAATACCGCGCAGCGGAAGGAAAAACCGTGAAGCTGGCTTACCGTGGCTCAGTAGAAAACACCGCCAGAGATATTCTCGGTGGTTTGCGTTCAGCTTGTACCTATGTTGGTGCTGAACGTCTGAAAGAGCTAACCAAACGCACGACTTTTATCCGGGTTGCAGAGCAGGAAAACCGAGTCTTCGGACAAGGTTAA
- a CDS encoding prepilin peptidase, whose translation MVIVASNTDPVRITILLSVTLWLVTASLIDISHQLLPDVFTLPLIWSGLIFALFGLSPLSLSESVTGTLIGYIFLWIPGTLFRLWKGQHGLGGGDIKLMAGLGGWVGINALPIIMLTASLSGLIYFLLINQNKKTKNNTIAFGPFLAIAGWLALL comes from the coding sequence ATGGTCATTGTCGCTTCAAATACCGATCCTGTCAGGATAACCATTCTGTTATCTGTAACCCTATGGCTGGTAACCGCATCGCTAATCGATATATCTCATCAACTATTACCGGATGTATTTACTCTGCCACTAATCTGGAGTGGACTGATTTTTGCGCTGTTTGGTTTATCACCATTGTCGTTATCAGAATCTGTGACAGGAACACTCATTGGATACATATTTCTTTGGATACCCGGAACGCTATTTCGGTTATGGAAAGGTCAGCATGGGTTGGGTGGCGGCGATATAAAGCTCATGGCAGGACTTGGTGGCTGGGTTGGAATAAACGCTTTGCCAATAATAATGCTCACTGCCAGCCTGAGTGGACTCATTTATTTTCTGCTGATTAATCAGAATAAGAAAACTAAAAACAACACAATTGCCTTTGGTCCTTTCCTTGCTATTGCCGGATGGCTTGCACTTCTGTGA
- the coaE gene encoding dephospho-CoA kinase (Dephospho-CoA kinase (CoaE) performs the final step in coenzyme A biosynthesis.), with the protein MSYIVALTGGIGSGKSTVSNEFSRLGVPVIDADIIARQVVEPGRDALQQIAHHFGHSILLADGSLNRKKLRERIFSHSADKQWLNNLLHPLIQQETQRQFADITAPYLLWVVPLLIENNLCSRANRVLVVDVSRETQLDRIMTRDGSSLQLAEQILSAQTSRAERLSHADDVLNNDREPEALIPQIALLHQKYLALANQFNKQDLSI; encoded by the coding sequence ATGAGTTATATCGTGGCACTTACCGGCGGAATTGGTAGCGGAAAATCAACCGTATCCAATGAGTTTTCCCGTTTGGGCGTTCCTGTCATCGATGCTGATATCATTGCCCGCCAGGTGGTAGAACCGGGTCGTGATGCTCTCCAACAGATTGCACATCATTTCGGTCATTCAATACTTCTGGCCGATGGTAGTTTAAACCGTAAAAAATTACGCGAACGTATTTTTAGTCATTCTGCTGATAAACAGTGGTTAAATAATCTGCTCCACCCACTGATTCAACAGGAAACCCAACGTCAATTTGCAGATATAACTGCACCTTATCTGCTTTGGGTTGTCCCATTATTGATAGAGAATAATCTATGTTCCCGAGCTAACCGCGTGTTAGTGGTGGATGTTAGCAGAGAGACACAATTAGACAGAATAATGACCCGCGATGGAAGCAGCTTACAGTTGGCAGAACAAATCTTATCTGCCCAAACTTCCCGCGCTGAGCGTCTGTCTCATGCAGATGATGTGCTAAATAATGACAGGGAACCAGAAGCGTTAATACCGCAAATCGCCCTGTTGCACCAAAAGTATTTAGCCTTAGCCAACCAATTCAACAAGCAGGATTTGTCGATATGA
- the zapD gene encoding cell division protein ZapD, with amino-acid sequence MSDLSQNILFEHPLNEKVRTWLRLEFLLQQLQHNRSLTNLTNTLSFFRTVSELLDIMDRGDVRTELVKELDRQQHKLLQWIDVPGVDSERLSTLRHSLKELANTLLAAPRLGQELKDDRLISMVRQRLSIPGGCCSFDLPVLHMWLHNPKLQRDEQVAQWIETTTPLSNALNACLDLVRQSGVFQKQTSLNGFYQDNAEDCDILRIRVDSAYQLYPQVSGHKSRFAIRFMPFDSDIGDTPERFNFEIACC; translated from the coding sequence ATGAGTGATTTATCCCAGAACATACTTTTTGAACATCCGCTTAATGAAAAAGTCCGTACCTGGTTACGCCTTGAATTCCTGCTACAACAATTACAACACAACCGTTCCCTGACCAATTTAACCAACACGTTAAGTTTTTTCCGTACGGTCAGTGAACTGCTGGACATCATGGATCGTGGCGATGTTCGTACTGAACTGGTTAAAGAGTTAGATCGTCAACAGCATAAGCTATTGCAATGGATTGATGTTCCAGGTGTTGATAGCGAACGTTTAAGTACTTTACGCCATAGCTTAAAAGAGCTGGCTAATACATTACTGGCAGCACCTCGCCTTGGGCAGGAACTGAAAGACGACCGCCTGATTAGTATGGTTCGTCAACGTTTAAGTATTCCTGGTGGCTGTTGTAGCTTTGATTTACCCGTATTGCATATGTGGTTACATAATCCTAAATTACAGCGGGATGAGCAGGTAGCGCAATGGATTGAAACCACAACACCGCTCAGTAATGCGCTTAATGCCTGCCTCGATTTAGTTCGGCAGTCCGGTGTCTTTCAAAAACAAACCAGTCTGAATGGTTTCTATCAGGATAATGCTGAAGACTGTGATATTTTGCGTATTAGAGTAGATTCAGCTTATCAACTGTATCCACAAGTTTCCGGTCATAAATCTCGCTTCGCTATTCGATTTATGCCATTTGATAGCGATATTGGTGATACACCGGAAAGGTTTAATTTTGAGATTGCCTGCTGTTAA
- the yacG gene encoding DNA gyrase inhibitor YacG, which produces MSDTPLQVNCPTCGKPVIWNEQSTYRPFCSKRCQLIDLGEWADEEKRIPSSGDQSDSDEWSEEEK; this is translated from the coding sequence ATGAGTGACACCCCCCTTCAGGTAAACTGCCCTACCTGCGGAAAGCCCGTTATCTGGAATGAACAAAGCACTTACCGACCATTTTGCAGTAAGCGCTGCCAGTTAATTGATTTAGGTGAATGGGCCGATGAAGAGAAACGAATTCCAAGCTCTGGCGATCAATCCGATAGCGATGAATGGAGCGAAGAGGAGAAGTAA
- the mutT gene encoding 8-oxo-dGTP diphosphatase MutT, translating into MKRIEIAVGIIIDIKQAIFVTQRLKDSHLAGYWEFPGGKVEAGEDAEQALRRELQEEVGIEMTHSSLLTTLEYDYPDRQLTLHFFIVDSWEGQPEGREGQISRWIDVSQLNVAEFPQANQPVIAELKQRYRTA; encoded by the coding sequence ATGAAGCGAATCGAAATAGCTGTTGGAATAATAATTGATATTAAGCAGGCTATATTTGTTACCCAAAGGCTTAAAGATAGCCATCTTGCCGGTTATTGGGAATTTCCCGGTGGGAAAGTTGAAGCAGGGGAAGATGCAGAACAGGCGCTAAGACGTGAACTTCAGGAGGAGGTCGGTATTGAGATGACTCACTCCAGCCTGTTAACAACGTTGGAGTATGACTATCCCGACCGCCAGTTAACGTTGCATTTCTTTATTGTAGATAGTTGGGAAGGTCAGCCGGAAGGGCGTGAAGGTCAGATATCTCGCTGGATTGATGTTTCACAGCTGAATGTTGCTGAGTTTCCGCAAGCAAATCAGCCAGTGATTGCTGAACTGAAGCAGCGTTACCGCACGGCGTAA
- the secA gene encoding preprotein translocase subunit SecA — MLTKLMTKVFGSRNDRTLRRMRKSVESINRLEPEYEALSDDELKAKTEAFRERLAKGESLESIMPEAFAVVREASKRVFGMRHFDVQMIGGMVLNDRCIAEMRTGEGKTLTATLPAYLNAITGRGVHVVTVNDYLARRDAENNRPLFEFLGLTVGINLPGMPPPAKREAYAADITYGTNNEFGFDYLRDNMAFSPEERVQRKLYYALVDEVDSILIDEARTPLIISGPAEDSSELYRKVDKIIPKLLRQEKEDSDTFEGEGHFSVDEKSRQVNLTERGLVLIEQLLMEAGMMEEGESLYSPGNIVLMHHVTAALRAHALFTRDVDYIVKDGEVIIVDEHTGRTMEGRRWSDGLHQAVEAKERVEIQNENQTLASITFQNYFRLYEKLAGMTGTADTEAFEFRQIYRLDTIVVPTNRPMVRDDMPDLVYMTEKEKIDAIIEDIKDRSTKGQPILVGTISIEKSEVVSNELKKAGIAHKVLNAKFHEMEAEIVANAGQEGAVTIATNMAGRGTDIVLGGSWQSELAELENPTEEQIQAVKAAWQERHDRVLAAGGLHIIGTERHESRRIDNQLRGRSGRQGDPGSSRFYLSMEDALMRIFASDRVAGMMRKLGMKPGEAIEHPWVTKAIANAQRKVESRNFDIRKQLLEFDDVANDQRRAIYAQRNELLDISDISETIDSIRQDVFTTVIDNYIPPQSLEEMWDVPGLEARLKNDFDLDLPIAQWLDTEHELHEETLRERIVEEAAKVYHQKEEVVGDEMMRNFEKGVMLQTLDTMWKEHLAAMDYLRQGIHLRGYAQKDPKQEYKRESFSMFASMLEALKYEVISVLSKVQVRMPEEVEAVEQQRREEAERLARQQQFSHQEENALEEEPAPNQPMVREERKIGRNDPCPCGSGKKYKQCHGSLQ; from the coding sequence ATGTTAACTAAATTAATGACAAAAGTTTTCGGTAGCCGTAATGACCGGACACTGCGCCGTATGCGTAAAAGCGTTGAATCTATTAACCGCCTTGAACCAGAATATGAAGCATTATCTGATGATGAACTGAAGGCTAAAACTGAGGCCTTTCGTGAACGTCTGGCTAAGGGCGAGTCGCTGGAATCAATCATGCCAGAGGCATTTGCCGTAGTGCGTGAAGCCAGTAAGCGTGTATTTGGTATGCGTCACTTTGATGTACAGATGATCGGCGGTATGGTGTTGAACGATCGCTGTATTGCAGAGATGCGTACTGGTGAAGGTAAAACCTTAACCGCAACGCTGCCAGCCTATCTGAATGCCATCACTGGCCGAGGTGTACACGTAGTAACCGTGAACGACTACCTGGCACGACGCGATGCGGAAAATAACCGCCCACTGTTTGAATTCTTGGGCTTAACCGTAGGTATCAACCTGCCGGGTATGCCGCCTCCGGCAAAACGCGAAGCCTATGCGGCGGATATCACCTACGGTACCAACAACGAATTTGGCTTTGACTATCTGCGTGACAACATGGCATTCAGCCCTGAAGAACGCGTTCAGCGTAAGCTTTACTATGCGTTGGTGGATGAGGTTGACTCCATCTTAATCGATGAAGCACGTACCCCACTGATTATCTCTGGTCCTGCGGAAGACAGCTCAGAGCTATACAGAAAAGTTGATAAAATTATTCCTAAGCTGCTGCGTCAGGAAAAAGAAGATTCCGATACCTTTGAAGGTGAAGGTCACTTCTCCGTTGATGAGAAGAGTCGCCAGGTTAACCTTACTGAGCGTGGTCTGGTACTGATTGAGCAATTGTTGATGGAAGCAGGAATGATGGAAGAGGGCGAGTCGCTCTATTCTCCTGGTAACATCGTATTAATGCATCACGTAACCGCAGCACTGCGCGCCCACGCGCTGTTTACTCGCGATGTTGACTATATCGTTAAAGATGGTGAAGTCATTATTGTTGATGAGCACACCGGCCGTACCATGGAAGGCCGCCGCTGGTCAGATGGTTTACATCAGGCAGTAGAAGCAAAAGAAAGGGTTGAGATTCAGAATGAGAACCAAACTCTGGCTTCTATTACCTTCCAGAACTACTTCCGTCTGTATGAAAAACTGGCCGGTATGACCGGTACTGCGGATACTGAAGCATTCGAATTCCGTCAGATTTACCGTTTAGATACCATTGTTGTGCCAACCAACCGCCCCATGGTTCGTGATGATATGCCCGATCTGGTCTATATGACCGAGAAAGAGAAGATCGATGCCATCATTGAAGACATTAAAGATCGCAGCACCAAGGGGCAGCCAATTCTTGTGGGTACCATTTCCATCGAAAAATCGGAAGTGGTCTCTAATGAACTGAAAAAAGCCGGTATTGCTCATAAAGTTTTGAACGCCAAATTCCATGAAATGGAAGCAGAAATCGTGGCCAACGCAGGTCAGGAAGGTGCGGTAACTATCGCTACCAACATGGCGGGTCGTGGTACCGATATCGTGTTGGGTGGCAGCTGGCAGAGCGAACTTGCTGAGCTGGAAAATCCAACTGAAGAGCAGATTCAGGCGGTTAAAGCCGCATGGCAAGAGCGCCACGATCGCGTACTGGCTGCCGGCGGTTTGCATATTATCGGTACTGAGCGTCATGAATCTCGTCGTATTGATAATCAGCTGCGTGGTCGTTCTGGTCGTCAGGGTGACCCAGGTTCATCACGTTTTTATCTGTCGATGGAAGATGCCCTGATGCGCATCTTCGCTTCTGACCGCGTAGCCGGAATGATGCGTAAGCTGGGTATGAAACCGGGAGAAGCGATTGAACACCCATGGGTAACCAAAGCTATCGCTAACGCTCAGCGTAAAGTAGAAAGCCGCAACTTTGATATTCGTAAGCAACTGCTGGAATTTGATGACGTTGCTAACGATCAGCGCCGTGCTATTTATGCTCAGCGTAATGAACTGTTGGATATCAGCGACATCAGTGAAACTATCGACAGTATCCGTCAGGATGTGTTTACCACCGTGATTGATAACTATATTCCACCTCAATCTTTGGAAGAAATGTGGGATGTTCCGGGGCTGGAAGCGCGTCTGAAGAACGACTTCGATCTCGATCTGCCGATTGCTCAATGGCTGGATACCGAACATGAACTGCATGAAGAGACGCTGCGTGAACGTATTGTTGAAGAAGCCGCTAAAGTCTATCACCAGAAAGAAGAGGTTGTTGGTGATGAGATGATGCGTAACTTTGAGAAAGGCGTAATGCTGCAAACGCTGGACACCATGTGGAAAGAGCACCTGGCTGCTATGGATTATCTGCGTCAGGGTATTCATCTGCGTGGTTATGCACAGAAAGATCCTAAGCAGGAGTATAAGCGTGAGTCGTTCTCTATGTTCGCCAGCATGCTTGAAGCGTTGAAATATGAAGTTATCAGCGTACTGAGCAAAGTTCAGGTGCGTATGCCGGAAGAAGTTGAGGCGGTAGAGCAGCAGCGTCGTGAAGAGGCAGAACGCTTAGCTCGTCAGCAACAGTTTAGCCATCAGGAAGAGAATGCGTTGGAAGAAGAGCCTGCGCCTAATCAGCCGATGGTACGTGAAGAGCGTAAGATTGGTCGTAACGACCCGTGCCCTTGTGGTTCCGGTAAGAAATACAAGCAGTGTCATGGTAGTTTGCAGTAA
- the secM gene encoding secA translation cis-regulator SecM, with amino-acid sequence MGILNRWRQFGMRYFWPHLLLGVVAASIGAPASLNGLPQQVSLSAAFSNVNPINPAVPGVGQLALSSEINTRPLQNLNPWQHFAIRNYLTRLAVSFPQDEVPSDEVKVNDDKLTLSHLALLDSLSIQAAIEVTLPSTVSRLIPLESTFILHPVRFWLSKVQGIRAGPSSYA; translated from the coding sequence ATGGGTATTTTAAATCGTTGGCGACAATTTGGTATGCGTTATTTTTGGCCGCACCTCTTATTGGGGGTTGTGGCAGCCAGCATTGGTGCGCCTGCAAGCCTGAACGGTTTACCTCAACAAGTTTCATTATCTGCGGCCTTTTCAAACGTCAATCCAATTAATCCGGCGGTTCCGGGCGTTGGGCAGTTGGCGTTATCCAGCGAAATTAACACGCGCCCGCTGCAAAATCTTAATCCGTGGCAGCATTTCGCGATTCGTAATTATCTTACCCGTCTTGCTGTTTCCTTCCCTCAGGATGAAGTACCCTCCGATGAGGTGAAGGTCAATGATGATAAGCTAACGCTTAGCCATCTTGCTCTTTTGGATTCATTATCGATACAAGCGGCTATTGAAGTAACGCTGCCTTCGACAGTATCGCGTCTAATTCCCCTTGAGTCGACTTTTATCCTTCACCCTGTCAGATTTTGGTTGAGCAAGGTGCAGGGTATCCGCGCAGGTCCTTCTTCATACGCATAA